The genomic DNA TATCCGTCGGACGACCCCGGTTCGAGGTATGGACGAAGCACTCGGAGAGGCGACCATCGTCTACGACCACCCCGAGGAGGGGACCGCCGAGCTGACCCTCGAGAACGAGAACGTGGCGTACTTCCAGGACCACTGGATCTGCAAGATCGACGAGCGCGACGGCGAGGACATCGTCCGGCGCATTCCCGCCGAGCGGGTCTACTACGTCGAGCGCACGGTCGAGGAGTTCGAGGACGAGGTGGCGACGCTGCGCAACCAGGTCGAGTCGTTCGCCGACGACCTCCGCGAGACGCTGCTCGGCGGGCGGAAGCGCGACGGCGGAGACGACCCGGACACCGAGGCGGACGCCGACCGTGACGACGGCGACGACGGTCCGGTCACCGTCGACGTGAGCGAGGCCGAGCGCGACGACCAGTAGCCTCGAACCGGGTCGAACCCTCGCACGCTGGCGGGACCGGTCGGGGACGAGATGGGCTGAAACCGCGGTGACCGCCGGGCAGCCGGTGGGATCCGGGGTGCCGGAGAAGCCCGCGGATATTTAGGCTCCCCCGACCTCGGACCGGATATGCAACGCGCCGTACTGCTCAGTGTACTCCTCCTCGTCGCGGCGGCCGCACCGTTCGTCGGGACCGCCGCAGCGACACAGGAGCAGGTGACGCTGGACGTGCAGGTGGTCAACGAGGCGGGTGATCCGGTCAGTGGGGCGACGGTCAACGCCACCTGGGACGGCGGCAGCCGGACGGAGACGACGACCTCCAGCGGCCGGACCCTCATCGACGTCCCACGGGGGGAGGACGTCCGACTCACGATCAGCGACGACACCTACGTCCGGAACTTCCCGAAGATCGTCACGAACGCCGAGGCCCAGGACGTGACCATCGAGGTCGCGAGGAAGGGGTCGGCGACGCTGACGTTCACCGAGGAGGGGAGCACGCCGGTCGAGAACGCGACGGTGTTCATCCGGTCCGGCCAGCGCGTCGTCGTGCGGGGGGAGACGAACGCGAACGGCCGGTTCTCCAGCGGCACCATCGAGCAGGATGACTACACGCTCATCTTCCGCAAGGACGGCTACTTCCGCAACGAGACGTCCCTCTCGGTGCCCGGGAGCGTCATCCGGTCCTACGAGATGCGCCGCGGGACCGTCAACGCGGAGTTCCGCGTGGTCGACGACCACTTCGACGACCCGCGGCCCGTCTCCGACGCCGCGGTCACCCTCGAGGGGATCGGCACCCAGCGGACGACCAACGGCCGGGTGACGTTCACCGTCCCGGTCAACACCCAGCAGCAGGTCGAGGTGACGAAGGAGGGGTACCGGACGGTCGAACTGACCGCCACCATCGGCGAGGGCAGCGAGAACGTCCGCGTGACCATCCAGCGGACGCCGAAGCTGAACCTCACCGCCGATAGTACCCGCGTGCTGGTCGGGAACCGCGTCGGCGTCTCCGTCCTGAACGCCTACGACGAGCCGGTCAACGGCGCGACCATCAGGTTCGACGGCGAGCGGCTCGGGCAGACCGGGTCCGACGGCCGGTTCCGGTTCCGCGTCGACTCCACCGGGAACCACACCCTCGAGGCGAGCACGGCGTCGCTGACCTCCGACCCCGTCATCATCCGCGGCGTCGAGGTCGACGAGTCGACGCCGACCGCGACACCGACCGCGACGGCCACCCCGACCGAGACGCCGACCGAGACGGCGGCCGAGACGCCCACGGCCACCCCCGCGGTCGGGCTGCCCGGCTTCACGCCCGCGGTCGCGGTGCTCGGGCTGCTGCTGGCGGCACTGCTGTTCCGACGGCGCGACTGATTCGGCCACGGGGGACCCGGCCGACAGGGATTTATGATGTCATTCAGTCTCTAGGGACCAGGCTGATGGACATCCGCCTTCGCTGTCGTTCCGCGACGGCCGGTCCCACGCGTAGCGGACCCGCCGACCGCGACGACGGAAGGGGGGCGTCCGGCGTGACCGAACAGGGACCATCAGGGCGGGAGGGGGGGTGGCCGTGAGCGAACGGTCGGACCCGGGACGACCGACCGGTTCGGGGCAGGGGGGTGGGGCCGTGGGGGTGGACCCACCGGCCGATCGGGTGCTGCTGTTGCTCGAGCCGGGACGCGACCGTGAGCTGTTCGCCGAGCGACTCGCCGACCACGACCTCGTGGTCGGCGACCCCGACGGGAGCATCCCGGAGTTCGACTGCTGTCTCGTCGACACGACCACGTATCCCGCGGTGGTCGACGCGCTGGCCGAACGGAAGGCCGAGACCGGCCCCCACCTCCCGGTGTTGCTCGTCGTCGGCCCGGACGAGCGGGAGGAAGTCGTTCGGGAGAGCGCCGACCTCGCCGACGACGTGCTCCCACTGCCGACCTCCTGGCCGGTCCTCCGGAACCGGGTCGACTCGCTCCTGCGGGCACGCCGGGATTCGCTCCGCCTCAACGCCGAGCGCGAGCGGTTCCGCACGCTCGCGGAGACCGCACCCAACGCTATCCTCACCATCGACAGCGACGGCGTCGTCCGGTACGCCAACCCCGCCATCGAGCAGGTGTTCGGCCACCCGCCCGAGGCCGTGACCGGCGAGCCGCTGACGATGCTGATGCCACAGGGACTCCGGGAGGCCCACCGGGAGGGACTGTCGCGGTACGTCGAGACCGGCGAGCGGTCGCTCGACTGGACCGGGTCCCGGCTCCCGGGCCGGCACGCCGACGGGCACGAGATACCGCTGCTGCTGGCGTTCGCCGAACACTGGACGGGGGGCGAGCGCCGCTTCACCGGCATCGTTCAGGACATCTCGGAACAGGTCGAGCGCGAGCGGGAACTCGAACGGACGGTCGACCTGCTGGGGAAGACACAGACCATCGCCGACATCGGTGGCTGGGAGATCGACGCCGAGACGCTGGGCGTGCTCTGGACCGAGCAGGTGTACGAGATCGTCGGGCTTCCGGTCGGCGAGGAGCCACCGCTCGAGAAGGCGCTCGAACTCTACCACCCGGCGGACCGGTCCCGCGTCGAGGCAGCCGTCGAGGACGCATTGGAGACGGCCGAGCCGTTCGACATGGAACTGCGCATCCAGCGGCCGAACGGCGAGGTCCGCTGGGTCCGCGTGCGTGGCGAACCGGAGAGCGTCGACGGCGAGGTCGAGATGCTCCGGGGGACCATCCAGGACATCACGGAGCGACGGGAGCGCGAGCGGGAGCTGGAGCGGACGGTCGACCTGCTGGACCGGACCCAGTCGATGGCCGATGTCGCGGGCTGGGTGGTCGACGCGGAGACGCTGGAACTCACCTGGACCGACCAGCTGTTCGAGCTCCTCGGCATCCCGGTCGGCGAGGAACCACCCCTGGACGAGGCGCTGGGGTTCTACCACCCGGAGGACCGGCCACGCATCGAGGCCGCCATCGCGGCCGCGCTCTCGGAGGGGGAGCCGTTCGACCTCGACCTCCGCGTCGTGCGGGCCGACGACGAGGTCCGGTGGGTGCGGACGGTCGGCGAGCCGGTCGTGGTGGACGGCGAGGTCGAGACGTTCCGGGGGACCTTCCAGGACATCACCGAGCGGATGGCGCGCCAGGCCGAACTGGAGCGGACCCTCGATCTGCTCGACCGGAGCGGCGAGATCGCCGAGATCGGCGGCTTCGAGAACGACTTCGACACCGGGGACGTCGTGTGGACGTCCCAGACCTACGACATCCTCGGCCTGTCGCCGTCGTACGAGCCCGACCTCGACGGTGTCCCCGAGTTCTACCATCCCGACGACCGGGCGGAGGTGCTGGCGGCCATCGAGAACACCCTGGAGACCGGTGAGCCGTTCGACCTCGAGGTCCGGGTCGTCACCGCCGACGACCGGGAGCAGTGGGTCCGGCTGCGCGGCGAACCCACCAGCGGGGACGGCGACGTGATACGCGGGACCATCCAGGACATCTCCGATCGCAAGAAGCGCGAACAGGAACTGGAGCGGTACGAGACGGTGCTGGAGACGGTCCCGGAGGCGGCGTGGGTGCTCGACGAGCGCCTCGAGGTGGTGTTCGCCGACAGCAACGCGGCCGAATCCGCCGGACTGACCCGCGAGGAGATAGTCGGGAAGCCCACCGACACGTTCCGGGACACGCTCTTCCCCAACGCCGAGGCGTACACGGAGTACGTCGGGGCTGCCGAGGCGATACTGGCCGGCGAGCGCGAGAACGCCGAGGTCGTCACCGAGCTGTCGCTCGTGGACGGGGCGGTGGTCGTCGAGATCGGTCTCTCCCCCCTGACCCGCGACGGCGAGATCGAGGG from Haloglomus litoreum includes the following:
- a CDS encoding PGF-CTERM sorting domain-containing protein; this translates as MQRAVLLSVLLLVAAAAPFVGTAAATQEQVTLDVQVVNEAGDPVSGATVNATWDGGSRTETTTSSGRTLIDVPRGEDVRLTISDDTYVRNFPKIVTNAEAQDVTIEVARKGSATLTFTEEGSTPVENATVFIRSGQRVVVRGETNANGRFSSGTIEQDDYTLIFRKDGYFRNETSLSVPGSVIRSYEMRRGTVNAEFRVVDDHFDDPRPVSDAAVTLEGIGTQRTTNGRVTFTVPVNTQQQVEVTKEGYRTVELTATIGEGSENVRVTIQRTPKLNLTADSTRVLVGNRVGVSVLNAYDEPVNGATIRFDGERLGQTGSDGRFRFRVDSTGNHTLEASTASLTSDPVIIRGVEVDESTPTATPTATATPTETPTETAAETPTATPAVGLPGFTPAVAVLGLLLAALLFRRRD
- a CDS encoding PAS domain S-box protein — its product is MGVDPPADRVLLLLEPGRDRELFAERLADHDLVVGDPDGSIPEFDCCLVDTTTYPAVVDALAERKAETGPHLPVLLVVGPDEREEVVRESADLADDVLPLPTSWPVLRNRVDSLLRARRDSLRLNAERERFRTLAETAPNAILTIDSDGVVRYANPAIEQVFGHPPEAVTGEPLTMLMPQGLREAHREGLSRYVETGERSLDWTGSRLPGRHADGHEIPLLLAFAEHWTGGERRFTGIVQDISEQVERERELERTVDLLGKTQTIADIGGWEIDAETLGVLWTEQVYEIVGLPVGEEPPLEKALELYHPADRSRVEAAVEDALETAEPFDMELRIQRPNGEVRWVRVRGEPESVDGEVEMLRGTIQDITERRERERELERTVDLLDRTQSMADVAGWVVDAETLELTWTDQLFELLGIPVGEEPPLDEALGFYHPEDRPRIEAAIAAALSEGEPFDLDLRVVRADDEVRWVRTVGEPVVVDGEVETFRGTFQDITERMARQAELERTLDLLDRSGEIAEIGGFENDFDTGDVVWTSQTYDILGLSPSYEPDLDGVPEFYHPDDRAEVLAAIENTLETGEPFDLEVRVVTADDREQWVRLRGEPTSGDGDVIRGTIQDISDRKKREQELERYETVLETVPEAAWVLDERLEVVFADSNAAESAGLTREEIVGKPTDTFRDTLFPNAEAYTEYVGAAEAILAGERENAEVVTELSLVDGAVVVEIGLSPLTRDGEIEGVVGLARDITGRIERQRELERTVDMLDRAERIADVGGWQYDPAAEELMWSEQVYRISGLDPATEEPDVEEAIDLYHPEDRPIIAEAFERALEEGEPYDLELRIVRPSGDVRWVRTIGEPEVVDGRRVVRGAFQDIHARKERERELERTVAQLRQTRDIADVGAWEYDPDTEEVWWDGKVWDIHGQLASFEPTAESVMALYTPASRNRMERAMERAVVEFESFDIEIEVATEPTRWVRVTGEPQVEDGHTTVVRGVVRDITGPKRREKFLQRHERIVETADEPIYTLDADLRLTLVNGALAGLFGRNREELLGEHVSTVFGDAHAEALGDAATKLYARDDDDPITVETVITDASGRPRYYQTTVSPKFDADGFQGLVCVSHDVSDLTEHERRLSVLDRVLRHNLRNKMNVVLARAQDIQREATDPAAVEAGASIEAAAEELLGLGEAARTFHDTLDPAGMDLVAVEDIATHAGHVVEAARASYDDVTVDADLPDRAWALVHAEFELALGELVDNAATHGGAGTTVTVAVERAGDEVVVRVLDDGPGIPVLERRALEAGSESPLQHATGLGLWFVQWTVRNSGGTMHIDDREGGGAVVELRLPAADPDE